Proteins from a genomic interval of Anaerolineae bacterium:
- a CDS encoding HlyC/CorC family transporter: MDPDSTASIIVLLILLALHAFFAAAKEAIVSTRKWRRLQLLEEGRRGAELVDDLAEDASRLLATEQLALKFIGFSIIAFAVLVYTTPLARAISISNLIAAAIIVVVAALTTLILGELIPRDIARNYAETIALWTIHPIYLLSRLATPLARLVTKVSWMLTGRSGEGESEGLGIITEEDLRTYVDASEEGGALKEDEKEMIYSIFNLDDTLAREIMVPRIDVVAIEAGTSVRQALDIIVAAGHSRVPVYRESIDNIEGILYAKDLLAHWRDGVAPDEVQCLVRDAYYVPETKPVSDLLRELQREKVHIAIVVDEYGGMAGLVTIEDILEEIVGEIQDEYDSEEFFMERISDSEYIFNARADLDDINNIMSIDLPTDESDTLGGLVYSVLGRVPEVGDFVEVGESRLTVLAVEGRRIGRVKIQQLQDNAGNGQKGKTRAADEKSASRLMSNPRKTVSDSP; the protein is encoded by the coding sequence TTGGACCCTGACAGTACGGCGTCTATAATTGTTCTTTTGATTTTGCTGGCGTTGCACGCTTTTTTTGCCGCGGCAAAAGAGGCTATCGTTTCTACTCGCAAGTGGCGGCGGTTACAATTACTTGAAGAAGGTCGGCGGGGGGCCGAGTTGGTTGATGATCTGGCCGAGGATGCTTCTCGTTTGTTGGCCACCGAGCAACTTGCCCTCAAATTTATCGGTTTTTCCATTATCGCTTTTGCGGTTTTGGTTTACACCACCCCTTTAGCCCGGGCTATCTCTATCAGTAACCTCATTGCCGCGGCTATCATTGTTGTGGTGGCGGCTTTAACTACTCTTATTCTGGGTGAACTTATTCCCCGGGATATTGCCCGTAACTATGCTGAAACCATAGCCCTGTGGACAATTCACCCCATTTACCTATTATCCCGGCTGGCCACTCCCCTGGCCCGGCTTGTGACCAAGGTTAGCTGGATGCTGACCGGCCGTTCCGGTGAAGGAGAGAGCGAGGGGTTGGGGATTATCACCGAAGAGGATTTACGCACTTACGTGGATGCCAGCGAAGAAGGCGGAGCATTGAAAGAAGATGAAAAGGAGATGATCTATTCTATCTTCAACCTGGATGATACCCTGGCCCGCGAGATTATGGTACCGCGCATTGACGTGGTGGCGATTGAGGCGGGAACGTCGGTGCGTCAGGCCCTTGATATTATCGTGGCGGCCGGCCACTCACGGGTGCCGGTTTACAGAGAGAGCATTGATAATATTGAGGGCATCCTCTATGCCAAAGATTTGCTGGCTCACTGGCGCGATGGCGTTGCGCCGGATGAGGTACAATGTTTGGTGCGTGATGCTTACTATGTGCCCGAAACTAAACCGGTCAGCGACCTTTTGCGCGAGTTGCAGCGGGAAAAAGTGCATATTGCCATTGTGGTTGACGAATATGGCGGGATGGCCGGCTTGGTAACCATTGAGGATATTTTGGAAGAAATTGTGGGTGAAATTCAGGACGAGTACGACAGCGAAGAGTTCTTCATGGAGCGTATTTCCGATAGCGAGTATATTTTTAACGCCCGTGCGGATTTGGACGACATCAACAATATTATGTCTATTGACCTGCCCACCGACGAGAGCGATACCCTGGGCGGGCTGGTTTATTCAGTGCTTGGTCGCGTGCCTGAAGTGGGCGATTTTGTGGAGGTGGGCGAGAGTCGTTTAACGGTGTTGGCGGTGGAGGGACGCCGCATTGGCCGGGTGAAAATTCAACAGTTACAGGATAACGCAGGGAATGGTCAGAAGGGCAAGACCAGAGCGGCTGATGAAAAAAGCGCATCCAGGTTGATGAGTAACCCGCGTAAAACGGTTTCAGACTCCCCGTAA
- the glmU gene encoding bifunctional UDP-N-acetylglucosamine diphosphorylase/glucosamine-1-phosphate N-acetyltransferase GlmU: MNLAVVIMAVGIDDQMKSKTPASFHPILGKPMLGYVLETVKALNPVETVVIVGPEVNDRIQAEFGDETSFVIQSPQSDRRHAVQQARALLERKADAILTTYGNMPLLSPQTLQDLVAVYQRTQGPLAMLVVEREHSFGLGRVVRDEQGAVQAVVEKIDCTPEQRAVCELNTGIYVVEAEWLWHHLGKVTPGDKENNYLTNLIGIAVEQGKTVQTELIADPAEVLGINNRAHLAHVEAILRQRVNQKLMESGVTMLDPATTYIELGVTIGPDTVIYPNTFLMGQTTIGRDCIIGPNSYIEASTIGDHCQIRFSVVEQAVMENNVDIGPFGHLRKGSHLAEGVHMGNFGEVKNSYLGPGTKMGHFSYLGDAAIGTDVNIGAGTITCNYDGVNKHQTNIGDGAFIGSDTMLVAPVNIGKNAKTGAGSVVKKDVPDGAVAYGVPARLKDINTASE, translated from the coding sequence ATGAATTTAGCTGTTGTAATTATGGCCGTCGGTATAGATGACCAGATGAAATCTAAAACTCCCGCCAGCTTCCACCCAATTCTGGGAAAACCGATGTTGGGTTATGTATTAGAGACAGTAAAAGCTTTAAACCCGGTGGAGACCGTGGTTATTGTAGGGCCTGAAGTTAATGACCGGATACAGGCTGAATTTGGCGATGAGACCTCTTTTGTTATTCAGTCACCGCAGTCGGACCGCAGGCATGCGGTTCAGCAGGCCCGTGCTTTGCTGGAAAGAAAAGCTGATGCTATATTGACGACTTATGGAAATATGCCGTTACTATCTCCCCAAACCTTACAAGACCTGGTTGCGGTTTACCAGAGAACGCAAGGCCCATTAGCCATGTTGGTGGTAGAGCGGGAACATTCTTTTGGCTTGGGCCGGGTGGTGCGAGACGAGCAGGGAGCTGTGCAAGCAGTTGTTGAAAAGATTGATTGCACGCCAGAGCAGCGGGCCGTTTGTGAGCTAAATACGGGTATTTATGTTGTTGAGGCTGAGTGGCTGTGGCATCATTTGGGAAAAGTGACCCCGGGGGACAAAGAAAACAATTATTTAACTAACTTAATTGGGATTGCGGTTGAGCAAGGCAAAACAGTTCAAACCGAACTCATAGCAGATCCAGCGGAAGTGCTGGGTATTAACAATCGTGCCCACCTGGCCCATGTTGAAGCTATCTTGCGCCAGCGGGTCAACCAAAAGCTGATGGAATCCGGGGTGACCATGCTTGATCCGGCGACCACTTATATTGAGTTGGGCGTAACCATAGGCCCAGACACGGTTATTTATCCCAACACTTTTCTGATGGGTCAAACCACCATTGGGCGTGATTGTATCATTGGCCCTAATAGTTATATTGAGGCCTCCACCATCGGTGATCATTGTCAGATTCGGTTTTCGGTGGTTGAGCAGGCAGTGATGGAAAATAACGTGGATATTGGCCCGTTTGGCCATCTGCGAAAGGGGTCCCACCTGGCCGAAGGAGTCCACATGGGTAATTTTGGCGAGGTCAAAAATTCGTACCTGGGCCCAGGCACCAAGATGGGCCATTTTAGTTATTTAGGCGATGCCGCCATTGGCACGGATGTCAACATTGGGGCCGGAACCATTACGTGCAACTATGATGGAGTCAATAAACACCAAACAAACATTGGTGATGGAGCGTTCATTGGCAGCGATACGATGTTGGTGGCCCCGGTCAATATTGGAAAAAACGCCAAAACGGGCGCCGGTTCCGTAGTCAAGAAAGATGTACCTGATGGCGCAGTGGCCTATGGCGTCCCGGCCCGCTTGAAAGATATCAATACAGCGTCAGAATAG
- a CDS encoding cytidine deaminase, with protein sequence MTDSAKTPLNVQWGHLIEEALKAREYAYVPYSHYKVGAALLTADGKIYPGCNVENAAYGPSMCAERVAVFKAVSEGHKDFAAIAVVTINGGMPCGVCRQVLREFAPNLTVIIGDIEGNYKVFTFSDLLPHSFGPENLSA encoded by the coding sequence ATGACCGACTCGGCTAAAACTCCTCTCAATGTTCAATGGGGTCATTTGATCGAAGAAGCACTTAAGGCCCGCGAATACGCCTATGTCCCTTACTCGCACTACAAAGTAGGCGCGGCTTTGTTGACTGCCGATGGCAAAATCTACCCGGGCTGCAATGTGGAAAATGCCGCCTACGGCCCCTCGATGTGCGCCGAGCGGGTAGCTGTGTTTAAGGCCGTGTCTGAGGGACATAAAGATTTTGCGGCCATCGCCGTGGTTACGATAAACGGTGGTATGCCCTGCGGCGTGTGTCGCCAGGTACTGCGCGAGTTTGCCCCCAACCTGACCGTAATTATCGGCGACATTGAAGGTAATTACAAAGTATTTACTTTTTCCGATTTACTGCCCCACAGTTTTGGGCCGGAGAATTTGTCGGCTTGA
- a CDS encoding ABC transporter substrate-binding protein, which yields MKHKLHFLLLFFLLAGCQLAPKAVDQPQKSLTFMAGYKPQANLPFVGVYVAQEKGFFADEKLQVTIQHSAGGGEHLQLLAVGKVDVTTQDAAILLKRRADPGLPLVSIALIGQQGQQAFVALADSGVKSPRDWVGKNVGYKGSPPPDLFALMAAAGVDQAKVNLVNVGFDPRALTEGLVDVYPVFKSNEPYLIQQWGYGLTMWEAADYGIPNLGLTYVTTPAIIEQDPDRMARFLRAALAGIEYARQHPDEAVEIVLKYAGEQADPAHMRYMLDTELADAVSPVTEAHGLGWQTIEQWQALQDMLVEYQAMEKPIDVEQAFTNNLLPQNTGP from the coding sequence AACTTGCGCCGAAAGCAGTTGACCAGCCTCAAAAATCTCTCACCTTTATGGCCGGGTATAAACCGCAGGCCAATTTGCCTTTTGTGGGCGTTTATGTGGCCCAGGAAAAAGGCTTTTTTGCCGACGAAAAGTTGCAAGTAACCATTCAACACTCCGCCGGCGGCGGCGAACACCTGCAACTCCTGGCCGTTGGCAAAGTGGATGTGACCACCCAAGATGCCGCCATCCTACTCAAACGCCGCGCCGACCCCGGCCTGCCGCTGGTGTCCATTGCCTTGATCGGCCAGCAGGGACAGCAGGCGTTTGTGGCGCTGGCCGATTCCGGAGTTAAGTCGCCCCGGGATTGGGTTGGCAAAAACGTGGGGTACAAAGGTTCGCCCCCTCCCGACCTCTTTGCCCTGATGGCCGCGGCCGGCGTGGATCAGGCTAAAGTGAACCTGGTCAACGTTGGCTTTGATCCCCGCGCCCTGACCGAGGGCTTGGTTGACGTTTATCCGGTATTCAAATCAAACGAACCCTACCTCATTCAGCAGTGGGGTTATGGCCTGACCATGTGGGAAGCCGCCGATTACGGCATCCCCAACCTGGGTTTAACCTACGTCACCACGCCCGCCATTATTGAGCAAGACCCGGACCGCATGGCCCGGTTCCTGCGGGCTGCTCTGGCGGGCATTGAGTATGCCCGCCAACACCCCGACGAAGCGGTGGAGATTGTGTTAAAATACGCCGGCGAGCAGGCCGACCCTGCCCACATGCGCTACATGCTTGATACAGAACTGGCCGACGCCGTCTCCCCTGTTACCGAGGCCCACGGCCTTGGCTGGCAGACTATTGAACAGTGGCAGGCCCTGCAAGACATGCTGGTGGAATACCAGGCTATGGAAAAACCGATAGATGTGGAACAGGCGTTTACCAACAACCTGCTGCCGCAAAATACCGGGCCATAG